A part of Leifsonia xyli subsp. xyli str. CTCB07 genomic DNA contains:
- a CDS encoding IS110-like element ISLxx2 family transposase encodes MTIIPDTGKQPQSRTSVFAGVDTHKEIHVAAVVDETGTILGTHSFSTTRAGYRALLAWVRSQGALVRIGIEGTGSYGAGLARHLAKNEVTILEVDRPDRSDRRRKGKDDDLDAINAARAALHERRTTIPKSKDGAVEALRILRVARAQAVRERRNTLQLLRMSIVAAPDEVRDQVRNLTRMQLIRHLAAWRPDTSNATDPVVAYRVALKSFGRRYIELTDEIVDLDDLINPIVESLAPQLLERVGIGIEVAGQMLVTAGDNPESMKSEAAFAMLCGVSPLPASSGMTQRHRLNRGGDRQANRALHLAVISRLRIDPRTKAYAAKKTAEGHSKMEIIRCLKRYLAREVYFLLNPGIKHIAPNTKPRKIAA; translated from the coding sequence ATGACCATCATCCCCGACACCGGCAAGCAACCTCAATCACGAACGTCGGTGTTCGCCGGCGTCGACACCCATAAGGAGATCCACGTCGCCGCGGTCGTCGACGAGACCGGGACAATCCTCGGAACCCACAGCTTCTCCACGACTCGCGCGGGTTATCGGGCCCTGCTGGCATGGGTGCGCAGTCAAGGCGCGTTGGTGCGGATCGGAATCGAAGGGACGGGCTCCTACGGCGCTGGCCTCGCCCGGCATCTCGCGAAGAACGAGGTGACGATCCTCGAGGTCGACCGGCCGGATCGGTCAGACCGACGCCGGAAAGGGAAAGACGATGACCTGGACGCGATCAATGCCGCCCGCGCCGCACTGCACGAGCGCCGTACAACGATCCCGAAGTCCAAGGACGGCGCGGTCGAGGCCCTGAGAATCCTGCGGGTTGCGCGAGCCCAGGCGGTCCGTGAACGCCGCAACACATTGCAGCTGCTGCGGATGTCGATCGTCGCCGCACCCGACGAGGTTCGTGACCAGGTACGCAACCTCACCCGTATGCAGCTGATCCGCCATCTCGCTGCCTGGCGTCCTGACACCTCGAACGCGACCGATCCCGTTGTCGCCTACCGGGTCGCGTTGAAGTCGTTCGGCCGCCGCTATATCGAGCTCACCGACGAGATCGTCGACCTTGACGACCTGATCAACCCCATCGTCGAGTCCCTCGCCCCCCAGCTACTCGAACGCGTCGGAATCGGCATCGAAGTCGCCGGGCAGATGCTCGTCACCGCAGGCGACAACCCCGAGAGCATGAAGTCCGAAGCCGCGTTCGCGATGCTCTGCGGCGTCTCCCCGCTACCCGCGTCCTCCGGAATGACCCAGCGACACCGACTCAACCGTGGTGGCGACCGGCAAGCCAACCGTGCCCTCCACCTCGCCGTGATCAGCAGGCTCCGGATCGACCCGAGAACGAAGGCCTACGCAGCGAAGAAGACCGCGGAAGGCCACTCGAAGATGGAGATCATCCGTTGCCTCAAGCGATACCTCGCCCGCGAGGTCTACTTCCTCCTCAACCCCGGCATCAAACACATCGCCCCGAATACCAAACCGAGGAAAATCGCCGCTTGA
- a CDS encoding cold-shock protein — MKEEKTPTSTVKWFNSKKGFGFIAPDDGSTDVFVHYSEIAATGGYRNLDENQKVEYDLAQGPKGPQAANIRPA, encoded by the coding sequence ATGAAGGAAGAAAAGACGCCCACTAGCACCGTCAAATGGTTCAACTCGAAGAAGGGGTTCGGCTTCATCGCCCCGGATGACGGCAGCACCGACGTCTTCGTCCACTACAGCGAGATCGCCGCCACCGGCGGTTACCGCAATCTCGACGAGAACCAGAAGGTCGAATACGACCTCGCGCAGGGACCCAAGGGTCCCCAGGCAGCGAACATCCGACCGGCCTGA
- a CDS encoding phosphatase PAP2 family protein, which yields MTLFVATFFGLLLIGLVISPSASWTADEMRFVIAANNAHTAVSDMIAGTIEVVFGPTGAVLIGLATVGLIGAAKRSWFVALQVALLIGIPSAAMGLMKLLVCRLGPDPSMLTYPPSGANGAPMFSYPSGHTAFAAAWALALLVVLDRRRLRGALFFVALGLVVVTGWSRLYLGVHYGTDVLASMVLVPVTTLAVASVTARLRMSHRVPSTRSA from the coding sequence GTGACGTTGTTCGTCGCGACCTTCTTCGGGTTGCTCCTGATCGGGCTCGTCATTTCACCGTCAGCGTCCTGGACGGCCGATGAGATGCGTTTCGTCATCGCGGCGAACAACGCCCATACGGCTGTCAGCGACATGATCGCAGGCACGATCGAGGTCGTCTTCGGACCGACCGGCGCGGTGCTCATCGGTCTCGCGACCGTGGGGCTGATCGGGGCCGCCAAGCGTTCCTGGTTCGTGGCGTTGCAAGTCGCGCTCTTGATCGGGATACCGAGCGCGGCGATGGGACTGATGAAGCTCTTGGTATGTCGTTTAGGACCTGACCCTTCGATGCTGACCTATCCGCCTTCCGGGGCAAACGGCGCTCCCATGTTCAGCTATCCCAGTGGTCATACCGCTTTCGCCGCCGCGTGGGCGCTCGCTCTTCTCGTCGTGCTCGACAGACGACGCTTGCGCGGCGCACTCTTCTTCGTCGCGCTGGGCCTCGTCGTCGTCACAGGCTGGTCTCGGCTCTATCTCGGTGTGCATTATGGGACGGACGTGCTTGCATCTATGGTGCTGGTTCCTGTCACCACTCTCGCCGTGGCATCCGTCACGGCTCGTCTGCGGATGTCTCACAGGGTTCCCTCGACACGATCCGCGTAG
- a CDS encoding IS481 family transposase, translated as MPHANARLTVHGRRLIVERARAGWKQAHIAAAMGVSRRCVKRWIDRYRTEGEAGLLDRSSRPHSSPTRAGADVEEAALELRQRERIGRDEIAARLGLSPRTVSRILARHGIPPLRTLDPITGEVIRASKTTAVRYEWDRPGELVHMDVKKLGKIPDGGGWKAHGRASGSILRDRNTKVGFDYVHSLVDDHSRLAYSEVLPDEKGPTCAAFLERTIAYLAAHGITRIERLITDNAWSYRWSLREVCAAHGIRQKFIKPHFPWQNGKAERFNRTLQTEWAYRQAFLTNADRTATLAPWLEHYNTGRRHSALGGHPPVSRLAPT; from the coding sequence ATGCCCCACGCTAACGCTCGTCTGACCGTTCACGGCAGGCGGTTGATCGTCGAGCGCGCCCGTGCCGGCTGGAAACAGGCACATATCGCGGCGGCGATGGGAGTCTCCCGTCGCTGCGTGAAACGCTGGATCGACCGCTACCGCACCGAGGGCGAGGCTGGGCTGCTCGACCGGTCCTCGCGACCCCACAGCAGCCCGACACGCGCGGGGGCCGACGTCGAGGAGGCAGCGCTCGAGCTGCGCCAGAGGGAGCGCATCGGACGGGACGAGATCGCCGCGCGGCTCGGGCTCTCGCCCCGGACCGTCTCGCGCATCCTCGCCCGTCACGGGATCCCGCCGCTGCGGACGCTGGACCCGATCACCGGGGAGGTGATCCGCGCGTCGAAGACCACTGCGGTCCGTTACGAGTGGGACCGGCCCGGCGAGCTGGTCCACATGGATGTGAAGAAGCTCGGCAAGATACCCGACGGCGGTGGTTGGAAGGCACACGGCCGCGCGAGCGGATCGATCCTGCGAGACCGGAACACGAAGGTCGGATTTGACTACGTCCACTCGCTCGTCGACGATCACTCCCGGCTCGCATACTCGGAGGTCCTGCCCGACGAGAAGGGCCCCACCTGCGCGGCGTTCCTGGAACGCACGATCGCCTACCTCGCCGCCCACGGCATCACTCGCATCGAACGGCTGATCACCGACAACGCCTGGTCCTATCGCTGGTCGCTGCGCGAGGTCTGCGCCGCGCACGGCATCCGGCAGAAGTTCATCAAGCCGCACTTCCCCTGGCAGAACGGCAAGGCCGAGCGCTTCAACCGCACCCTACAGACCGAATGGGCCTACCGGCAGGCCTTCCTCACCAACGCCGACCGCACAGCAACGCTTGCACCCTGGCTCGAGCACTACAACACTGGGCGACGCCACTCAGCCCTCGGAGGCCACCCACCCGTCAGCCGCCTGGCACCAACGTGA
- a CDS encoding DMT family transporter yields the protein MLQLGRQSCSRSLPASRAGLWWGLLGVTAFSFTVPFTRVAVENGSMSALFVGSGRAVIAAVLAALALGLTRQKLPRGKQWIQSAVVAGGAVVGFPLLTSFALTTAPASHGAVVIALLPAATAVIAVLRTGERPAHSFWIAATLGAVAAMTFAVIQGGGFAGLHVSDLLLFAAVIVCAIGYAEGGLISRALGSWQTISWALGVASPLMIVLTGIAVVQHPPTGALVQWGAFAYLAAVSMFLGFFAWYRGLAIGLMAHVSQVQLTQPVMSILWTGLLLGEYIGWQTIIGGIAVIGCALLAVRARNRGK from the coding sequence GTGCTACAGCTTGGAAGACAGTCCTGTTCTCGGTCGCTACCAGCGTCGCGCGCCGGCCTGTGGTGGGGGCTTCTCGGCGTCACCGCCTTCTCGTTCACGGTGCCCTTCACACGCGTCGCGGTCGAGAACGGGAGCATGTCGGCTCTGTTCGTCGGCTCCGGTCGTGCGGTGATCGCGGCAGTGCTCGCCGCGCTCGCGCTGGGGCTGACGCGGCAGAAACTCCCGCGCGGCAAGCAGTGGATTCAATCGGCGGTGGTCGCGGGTGGGGCAGTCGTCGGGTTCCCCCTCCTCACCTCTTTCGCGCTCACCACCGCACCCGCAAGCCACGGGGCCGTGGTGATTGCACTGCTGCCGGCGGCAACGGCGGTGATCGCGGTGCTGCGCACCGGCGAACGCCCGGCCCACTCGTTCTGGATCGCGGCCACGCTCGGCGCGGTCGCAGCCATGACCTTCGCCGTCATCCAGGGTGGTGGCTTCGCCGGCCTGCACGTCTCAGACCTGCTGCTGTTCGCCGCGGTCATCGTCTGCGCAATCGGGTACGCAGAAGGCGGGCTAATCTCCCGCGCGCTCGGATCCTGGCAGACTATCTCCTGGGCGCTCGGGGTCGCCTCGCCGCTGATGATTGTGTTGACCGGCATCGCCGTCGTGCAGCACCCACCGACCGGCGCACTCGTGCAGTGGGGCGCGTTCGCCTACCTCGCCGCGGTGAGCATGTTCCTCGGATTCTTCGCTTGGTATCGCGGCCTCGCGATCGGCCTGATGGCACACGTAAGCCAGGTGCAACTCACCCAGCCGGTGATGAGCATCCTCTGGACGGGCCTGCTGCTGGGTGAGTACATCGGCTGGCAAACCATCATCGGCGGCATCGCGGTCATCGGCTGCGCACTTCTGGCCGTGCGCGCCCGCAACCGCGGAAAGTAG
- a CDS encoding universal stress protein, with translation MNERLETRILVGMDGSPASIAALRWAGRLSTVLDIPVHAVPLWSYAPWGEYVTVAIDTPETDAETARREAIAAVFGDDPPARFRSEVIPGAVAATLVKLSRTSDLFVLGSRGHGGFVGLLLGSVSAVCAAHSACPVMIMHEGDEAP, from the coding sequence ATGAACGAACGTCTCGAGACCCGCATCCTGGTGGGCATGGATGGCTCCCCCGCCTCCATCGCAGCCTTGCGCTGGGCGGGCCGGCTCTCTACAGTTTTGGACATCCCCGTCCACGCTGTCCCCCTGTGGTCCTATGCGCCGTGGGGTGAATACGTCACCGTCGCCATTGACACCCCCGAGACGGATGCCGAGACCGCACGGCGTGAGGCGATCGCCGCCGTGTTCGGCGATGATCCTCCTGCCCGTTTCAGATCCGAGGTCATCCCGGGAGCCGTCGCGGCGACGCTCGTGAAGCTGAGCCGAACCAGCGATCTCTTCGTGCTCGGTAGCCGCGGACACGGTGGGTTCGTCGGATTGCTCTTGGGGTCGGTCAGTGCGGTGTGCGCCGCGCATTCGGCGTGCCCGGTTATGATCATGCACGAGGGCGATGAGGCGCCTTGA
- a CDS encoding response regulator has product MIAVFLVDDHEIVRRGLADLIATRHDMEVVGEAGTVRSAIERIRACRPDVAVLDLRLPDGSGIDLCRQVRSELGTACLILTAFDDDDAVLAAVLAGAAGYLLKSTTGSGLLESIIAVGQGKVLLSPEAARRTSARLGDPADDPRWTSLGLRERQVLACIADGLTNRQIGERLGLAEKTIKNYVSSLLLKLGLSSRTQAALFRRDHGE; this is encoded by the coding sequence ATGATTGCCGTGTTCTTGGTGGACGACCACGAAATCGTTCGGCGTGGGCTCGCTGACCTGATCGCCACGCGACACGACATGGAAGTCGTTGGCGAGGCGGGCACGGTGCGCAGCGCGATCGAACGCATCCGTGCCTGTCGTCCCGACGTCGCCGTGCTGGATCTGCGTCTGCCCGACGGGAGCGGGATCGACCTCTGCCGACAGGTGCGTTCCGAGTTGGGCACCGCGTGTCTGATTCTGACGGCGTTCGACGACGACGACGCCGTGCTCGCTGCGGTCCTCGCTGGCGCCGCCGGGTACCTGCTCAAGTCGACGACGGGAAGCGGTCTGCTGGAGAGCATCATCGCAGTGGGCCAAGGAAAGGTGCTCTTGAGCCCGGAGGCGGCGCGCCGGACGAGCGCCCGGCTGGGCGATCCGGCGGACGACCCGCGATGGACGTCTCTGGGCCTTCGGGAACGACAAGTGCTGGCCTGCATCGCAGACGGTCTGACCAACCGCCAGATCGGGGAACGTCTGGGGCTCGCGGAGAAGACCATCAAGAACTACGTCTCCTCGCTTCTGCTCAAGCTGGGATTGTCGTCCCGGACACAGGCCGCCCTCTTCCGGCGAGACCACGGCGAGTAG
- a CDS encoding GAF domain-containing protein: MGAVMHTAATIRLPDLSKDDRSTGFPAGHPHMGAFLRVPVRTRNDVYGNLYLTEPGPGVFTAEDEAII, encoded by the coding sequence TTGGGGGCGGTCATGCACACCGCCGCGACGATTCGCCTCCCCGATCTCTCGAAGGACGACCGTTCGACGGGCTTTCCGGCGGGCCACCCCCACATGGGGGCATTCCTCAGAGTACCGGTGCGCACACGCAACGACGTGTACGGAAACCTCTACCTGACCGAGCCCGGGCCCGGTGTTTTCACCGCGGAGGACGAGGCGATCATCTGA